AAATGTTTCAATCGTTGCAAAATAATCTAGAATATCACAAATTTATGCTATTCTTTTGACCTATTTTACAAGCTTGGCCCATGCTACCATAAGTGTAAAGGCTTACATGAGGCTTTAGTGAATGAACACAGGCTTTGCCAAAACAAAAAAAGGAGAATGATAGCATGGTGAAAAAGAAAAAAGGTTTATTTCTAACAGCAACGATCGCGACTAGTATTCTATTAGCTGCAGGGTGCAGCAGCTCAACTAGCGGTACTGCAAGTTCTTCAAGCGGTAACAGTGGAAGCAGCGGCGGCAGCCTTCCTGCAGTAGGTGCAACCATTTACAAGTTTGACGATAACTTCATGTCATATGTACGCCGTTCAATGCAGGATGAAGCAAAAGGCAAAATAAATCTTATGTTGAATGACTCTCAAAACGACCAGGCAAAACAAATGGAGCAAGTAGATACTTTGATTGCAAAAGGTGCAAAATCGCTTGCCATTAACCTTGTAGATCCAAAAGCTGCGCAAACGATCATTGATAAGGCTAAACCAAAAAATATTCCAGTTATCTTCTTCAACAAAGAGCCAGATGCAAGTGTTATGAAGAGCTATGATAAAGCTTACTATGTTGGAACAACTTCTGCTGAAGCAGGTATCCTGCAAGGGGATTTGATTGCTAAAGCTTGGGAAGCAAACAAGGATAAATGGGATAAAAACCATGATGGCGTCCTTCAATATGTATTACTAAAAGGTGAACCAGGACATCCGGATGCAGAAGCACGTACGAAGTATGTTATTGATGAACTTCACAAAAAGGGCATCAAAACGCAAGAGTTAGCAATGGATACTGCTATGTGGGATGCAACAAAGGCAACAGAAAAAATGGATGCGTGGATCTCTAAATTCAATGACAAAATTGAATTTGTTATTGCAAATAACGATGGTATGGCGTTAGGTGCTATTTCTTCCCTTGAAAAAGCTGGGTATTTCACAGGCAATAAGTTTATGCCAGTTGTTGGTGTTGACTCGATTCCTGAAGCCCTTGACATGATTAAACAAGGAAAAATGGTTGGCTCCATCTTAAACGACGCTAAGAACCAAGGAAAAGCGACAATTGACCTTGCTGCTAATGCTGCAAATGGTAAAGACGTATTGGATGGAACTCAATGGAAATTAGATGATTCCAGAGCTGTTCGTGTTCCATATGTCATGATCACAAAAGATAATATTCAAGTCGGTGAAGACGCTTATAAATAAGAAGCATTTTAAGTAAAGAGCTAGAAGCGCCTGTCCAGGGGCTGACAGTTAGGTCCCATGGCGCTCCTCGAACGAAGGAAAAGATGCAGCTTTTCCTTCGTTCGGGGTATTGTTTCAAAGCGTTCACTTTGAAGCCTGGACACCGTCATACTTTTATTCAACTAGTATGAGACGTATTTACACAGTCTCATATTTTTTAAATGGTAAAGCGAGGAGGTTTGCTCATGTCAGAAGCTAATACAACCAATTTACTCGAAATGCTTCATGTAACCAAAAGATTCCCTGGCGTAATAGCTCTAAACAATGTTTCGCTAAAAGTGAAACCTGGGTCAGTCCATGCGCTAATGGGCGAAAATGGTGCGGGAAAATCAACTTTAATGAAATGCTTATTCGGGATTTATTCAATGGATGAGGGTAAGATTCTATTAAATGGACAAGAAGTGTCCTTTGCCAATTCCAAACAGGCACTTGAGAATGGCGTTTCCATGGTGCACCAAGAACTCAATCAGGTGCGTCAGCAAAGTGTAATGGACAATCTTTGGCTGGGCCGTTACCCAAGAAAAGGCATATTCATTGATCACAAGAAAATGTACGAAGATACGTTGGAAATTTTTAAGAGTCTTGATATTCAAATTGACCCGCGCAGTAAGGTCAATACGTTATCCGTTTCTGAGATGCAGATGGTAGAAATCGCGAAAGCTGTTTCCTATAATTCTAAACTGATTGTAATGGATGAGCCGACCTCTTCTTTAACAGAAAATGAAGTAAATCATCTTTTTAGAATCATTAGAAAGCTGCAAAGCGAGAATGTGGCAATTATTTATATCTCCCACAAGATGGAAGAAATTTTGAAAATTTCAGATGAAGTAACGATCATGCGCGATGGTCAATACATTGCCACCAAAAGTGCCAAGGATATTACAACAGATGAGATTATCAAGCTGATGGTTGGACGTGATCTTTCTCAGCGCTTCCCG
Above is a genomic segment from Neobacillus endophyticus containing:
- the mglB gene encoding galactose/glucose ABC transporter substrate-binding protein MglB, translated to MVKKKKGLFLTATIATSILLAAGCSSSTSGTASSSSGNSGSSGGSLPAVGATIYKFDDNFMSYVRRSMQDEAKGKINLMLNDSQNDQAKQMEQVDTLIAKGAKSLAINLVDPKAAQTIIDKAKPKNIPVIFFNKEPDASVMKSYDKAYYVGTTSAEAGILQGDLIAKAWEANKDKWDKNHDGVLQYVLLKGEPGHPDAEARTKYVIDELHKKGIKTQELAMDTAMWDATKATEKMDAWISKFNDKIEFVIANNDGMALGAISSLEKAGYFTGNKFMPVVGVDSIPEALDMIKQGKMVGSILNDAKNQGKATIDLAANAANGKDVLDGTQWKLDDSRAVRVPYVMITKDNIQVGEDAYK
- the mglA gene encoding galactose/methyl galactoside ABC transporter ATP-binding protein MglA — its product is MSEANTTNLLEMLHVTKRFPGVIALNNVSLKVKPGSVHALMGENGAGKSTLMKCLFGIYSMDEGKILLNGQEVSFANSKQALENGVSMVHQELNQVRQQSVMDNLWLGRYPRKGIFIDHKKMYEDTLEIFKSLDIQIDPRSKVNTLSVSEMQMVEIAKAVSYNSKLIVMDEPTSSLTENEVNHLFRIIRKLQSENVAIIYISHKMEEILKISDEVTIMRDGQYIATKSAKDITTDEIIKLMVGRDLSQRFPEKMNKPGDIILKVSDLTAESQSSFTDVNFELKKGEILGIAGLVGSKRTEVVEAIFGMRGLQSGTIELNGKVIENQSPKQAIKNGFALVTEERRTTGIFPELSISFNSVISNLRQYKTKGVFLSDRRVSQDTQWVIDSMKVKTPTQKTSIGSLSGGNQQKVIIGRWLLTKPDVLLLDEPTRGIDVGAKFEIYQLINQLASEGKGIVMISSEMPELLGVTDRILVMSNGRVAGIVDTKTTSQEEIMRLAAMY